The following proteins are co-located in the Bosea sp. AS-1 genome:
- a CDS encoding LysR family transcriptional regulator gives MAGPASPASRPDGVPAAAGKASWDDIRIFNAIAVGGSMAMAAAQLGLSEATVTRRLKALEKDLGLQLFIREANRLVPTAIGRELAIEAGEVEAAARRFTLRAEAARPSANAPVRVTATTSISLFLTMHATTVSRDAGGIEIVIISTRDRLNLARGEADIALRMSKPPEEPGYYAQKIGRLMQALYCRRDVDPATAPIISVNRETSSRIDDHILRYAAGRPIAARVGDSAARYESIRSAGALSMAPCFMADADPALLRLAPPPEVTGDDIFLLSHDVSRQRPGVGAVLAALRRLFRAHRARLEGTLPQADPSS, from the coding sequence ATGGCTGGGCCTGCTTCACCTGCCTCTCGACCCGATGGCGTCCCGGCGGCGGCCGGGAAAGCCTCCTGGGACGATATCCGGATCTTCAACGCCATCGCCGTCGGCGGGTCGATGGCCATGGCGGCGGCGCAGCTGGGCTTAAGCGAAGCCACCGTCACGCGCCGGCTCAAGGCGCTGGAGAAGGATCTTGGCCTCCAGCTTTTCATCCGCGAGGCCAATCGGCTCGTTCCGACGGCGATCGGCCGCGAGCTCGCGATCGAAGCCGGCGAGGTCGAGGCGGCAGCCCGGCGCTTCACGCTGCGCGCCGAGGCCGCCCGGCCATCCGCCAATGCGCCGGTACGTGTCACCGCGACGACCTCGATCAGCCTGTTTCTGACGATGCATGCCACCACTGTTTCGAGGGACGCCGGCGGCATCGAGATCGTCATCATCAGCACGCGCGACCGGCTGAATCTTGCCCGCGGCGAGGCCGATATCGCACTGAGGATGAGCAAGCCGCCTGAGGAGCCCGGCTACTACGCCCAGAAGATCGGTCGGCTGATGCAGGCGCTGTATTGCCGCCGCGACGTCGACCCCGCTACGGCTCCGATCATCTCGGTCAACCGCGAAACCTCTTCCCGCATCGACGACCACATCCTGCGTTACGCCGCCGGGCGCCCGATCGCGGCCCGCGTCGGCGATTCCGCGGCGCGCTACGAGAGCATCCGTTCTGCCGGCGCCTTGTCGATGGCGCCCTGCTTCATGGCCGATGCCGATCCCGCACTGCTGCGTCTCGCTCCGCCGCCCGAGGTAACGGGTGACGACATCTTCCTGCTCTCGCACGACGTCTCGCGGCAACGTCCCGGCGTCGGTGCGGTTTTGGCAGCGCTGCGCAGGCTCTTTCGCGCGCATCGCGCAAGACTGGAAGGCACGCTGCCGCAGGCCGATCCGTCATCATGA
- a CDS encoding glycosyltransferase: MKIVVGIATAGRREVLCDTLAEIAGQQRLPSEILVCPAQEEDVDWSFAATLAVPVRRVAPRQGLCLQRNAILDAIVDADLLLFFDDDFLPAPSFIAEAETLFGAQRDIAVATGQVLADGIHGPGLGAEEARAILARDVAPAVAHLTPVENAYGCNMVFRMAAVRAAGARFDENLPLYGWQEDTDFCQQLAGQGRIVHATALRGVHRGSKRGRTSGLRFGYSQIANPVYLVRKGTLRPRRALRLAAGNIAANLGGSLKPNNPVDRRGRLKGNWLAFWDLLRGRLAPQRILSL; this comes from the coding sequence ATGAAGATCGTCGTCGGGATCGCGACCGCAGGGCGTCGCGAGGTTCTCTGCGATACGCTCGCCGAGATCGCCGGGCAGCAGCGCCTGCCATCCGAGATCCTGGTCTGCCCGGCGCAGGAGGAGGATGTCGACTGGTCCTTTGCCGCGACGCTCGCCGTGCCGGTCAGGCGGGTTGCGCCGCGACAAGGCCTTTGCCTGCAACGCAACGCCATTCTCGACGCGATCGTCGATGCCGATCTGCTGTTGTTCTTCGACGACGATTTCCTGCCTGCACCCAGCTTCATCGCGGAGGCTGAGACGCTGTTCGGTGCGCAGCGCGATATCGCCGTGGCGACGGGTCAGGTCCTGGCTGACGGCATCCATGGACCGGGGCTCGGTGCCGAGGAGGCCCGGGCGATCCTGGCGCGCGACGTCGCGCCGGCGGTGGCGCATCTCACGCCGGTCGAGAATGCCTATGGCTGCAACATGGTGTTTCGGATGGCGGCAGTCCGGGCGGCCGGAGCACGCTTCGACGAGAACCTGCCGCTCTATGGCTGGCAGGAGGACACCGACTTCTGCCAGCAGCTCGCAGGCCAGGGCCGGATCGTGCACGCCACGGCGCTGCGGGGCGTGCATCGCGGCAGCAAGCGCGGCCGGACCTCCGGCCTTCGCTTCGGCTATTCGCAGATCGCCAATCCCGTCTATCTGGTGCGCAAGGGCACGCTCAGGCCGCGCCGCGCGCTACGCCTCGCCGCCGGCAACATCGCGGCCAATCTCGGCGGCAGCCTGAAGCCGAACAATCCGGTCGACCGGCGCGGGCGGCTGAAAGGCAACTGGCTGGCCTTCTGGGATCTGCTGCGCGGGAGGCTCGCACCCCAGCGCATCCTGTCGCTGTAG
- a CDS encoding glycosyltransferase family 1 protein, which produces MDRISINGRFLTQPLTGVQRFARELTHALDRKIGAGTLPASFRGTQWRILVPEGAEVDINLTHIKLERRGRGAGHLWEQTTLARATRGDILVGFGGSGPLLHPRQLVVIHDVTIFRHPEAFGRGYRALHKLLGFVLTRRAQVATVSQFSRRELGAVFGVPSEGIAVIYNAPDHFAATVPDPTIMARLGLAERGFFVLVGTLKPNKNVDFAVRAFRESALPGQKLVIVGGIHGHVFKGGGIAEADDLIFAGRLSDAEVAGLERHATAFVFPSLYEGFGIPPLEAMTQDCPVLAADIPAVREACGEATLYFDPRSGESLKGAMRAILAEPGQREALVTAGHANLARFSWEKSAESLLSILAGMRSKEA; this is translated from the coding sequence TTGGACAGGATTTCGATCAATGGGCGCTTCCTGACGCAGCCGCTCACCGGCGTGCAGCGCTTCGCGCGGGAGCTGACTCACGCCCTCGACCGGAAAATCGGCGCCGGCACCCTCCCGGCATCGTTTCGCGGCACGCAGTGGCGGATCCTCGTTCCCGAAGGGGCCGAGGTCGACATCAATCTCACCCATATCAAGCTCGAACGGCGCGGTCGCGGGGCCGGCCATCTCTGGGAGCAGACGACGCTTGCCCGCGCGACGCGCGGCGACATCCTGGTCGGCTTCGGCGGCAGCGGGCCCCTGCTCCATCCGCGCCAGCTCGTGGTGATCCACGACGTCACGATCTTCCGTCATCCGGAAGCCTTTGGCCGCGGCTACAGAGCCCTGCACAAACTGCTCGGATTCGTACTGACGCGCCGCGCACAGGTCGCCACCGTCTCGCAGTTCTCGCGGCGGGAACTGGGCGCGGTCTTCGGCGTGCCTTCCGAGGGCATAGCGGTCATCTACAATGCCCCCGACCATTTCGCCGCGACGGTGCCGGACCCTACCATTATGGCGAGGCTCGGCCTCGCCGAGCGCGGCTTCTTCGTCCTCGTCGGCACGCTGAAGCCCAACAAGAATGTCGACTTCGCCGTCCGCGCCTTCCGGGAAAGCGCCTTGCCGGGCCAGAAGCTCGTCATCGTCGGCGGCATTCACGGTCATGTCTTCAAGGGCGGCGGCATCGCCGAGGCGGACGACCTGATCTTCGCCGGACGGCTGTCCGATGCCGAGGTCGCCGGCCTCGAGCGGCACGCGACCGCCTTCGTCTTTCCGAGTCTCTACGAAGGCTTCGGCATTCCCCCGCTGGAGGCGATGACGCAGGATTGCCCGGTGCTGGCAGCCGATATCCCGGCCGTGCGCGAGGCCTGCGGCGAGGCGACCCTCTATTTCGACCCACGCAGCGGCGAAAGCCTGAAAGGGGCGATGCGCGCCATCCTGGCCGAACCCGGGCAGCGCGAGGCGCTCGTGACGGCCGGCCATGCCAATCTGGCGCGCTTCTCCTGGGAGAAAAGCGCGGAATCCCTCCTCTCAATCCTGGCCGGGATGCGCTCGAAGGAAGCGTAA
- the glnA gene encoding type I glutamate--ammonia ligase, producing MKSAKDVLKAIKENDVKYVDFRFTDPRGKWQHWTFDVSIIDEDIFAEGTMFDGSSIAGWKAINESDMLLMPDPTTAVMDPFFSAATMVINCDVLEPGTGEPYSRDPRGIAKKAEAYLKSTGIGDTVYVGPEAEFFIFDDVKISAEPYNTGFQLDAVELPTNGMTDYEGGNFGHRIATKGGYFPVPPQDSAQDMRGEMLAAMASMGVAVEKHHHEVASAQHELGMKFDTLVKTADQMQTYKYCIHNVAQSYGKTATFMPKPVYGDNGSGMHVHQSIWKNGKPLFAGNKYADLSQECLWYIGGIIKHAKALNAFTNPSTNSYKRLVPGYEAPVLLAYSARNRSASCRIPWTTSPKAKRVEVRFPDPMANPYLAFSAMLMAGLDGIVNKIDPGPAMDKDLYDLPPRELKKIPTVCGSLREALESLKKDNAFLKVGGVFSDDFLESYIELKMQDVARFEMTPHPVEFAMYYSY from the coding sequence ATGAAGAGCGCCAAGGATGTCCTCAAGGCGATCAAGGAGAACGACGTCAAGTATGTCGACTTCCGCTTTACCGATCCGCGCGGAAAGTGGCAGCACTGGACCTTCGACGTCAGCATCATCGACGAGGACATCTTCGCCGAAGGCACGATGTTCGACGGCTCGTCGATCGCCGGCTGGAAGGCCATCAACGAATCCGACATGCTGCTGATGCCGGACCCGACCACCGCCGTGATGGACCCGTTCTTCTCGGCCGCGACCATGGTCATCAACTGCGACGTGCTCGAGCCCGGCACCGGCGAGCCCTATAGCCGCGATCCGCGTGGCATCGCCAAGAAGGCCGAGGCCTATCTGAAGTCGACCGGTATCGGCGACACCGTCTATGTCGGCCCCGAGGCCGAGTTCTTCATCTTCGACGACGTCAAGATCTCTGCCGAGCCGTACAACACCGGCTTCCAGCTCGACGCCGTCGAGCTGCCGACCAACGGCATGACCGACTACGAGGGCGGCAATTTCGGTCACCGCATCGCGACCAAGGGCGGCTACTTCCCGGTTCCGCCGCAGGATTCGGCGCAGGACATGCGCGGCGAGATGCTGGCGGCCATGGCCTCGATGGGCGTCGCCGTCGAGAAGCACCACCACGAAGTCGCCTCGGCCCAGCATGAGCTCGGCATGAAGTTCGACACGCTGGTGAAGACCGCCGACCAGATGCAGACCTACAAGTACTGCATCCACAACGTCGCCCAGAGCTATGGCAAGACCGCGACCTTCATGCCGAAGCCGGTCTATGGCGACAACGGCTCGGGCATGCACGTCCACCAGTCGATCTGGAAGAACGGCAAGCCGCTCTTCGCCGGCAACAAATACGCCGACCTGTCGCAGGAGTGCCTCTGGTACATCGGCGGCATCATCAAGCATGCCAAGGCGCTGAACGCCTTCACCAACCCCTCGACCAACTCCTACAAGCGCCTCGTCCCGGGCTATGAGGCCCCGGTTCTGCTCGCCTATTCGGCGCGCAACCGCTCGGCCTCCTGCCGTATTCCGTGGACGACCTCGCCCAAGGCCAAGCGCGTCGAGGTCCGCTTCCCCGATCCGATGGCGAACCCCTACCTCGCCTTCTCGGCCATGCTGATGGCCGGCCTCGACGGCATCGTGAACAAGATCGATCCCGGCCCGGCGATGGACAAGGACCTCTACGACCTGCCGCCGCGCGAGCTGAAGAAGATCCCGACCGTCTGCGGCTCGCTGCGCGAGGCGCTGGAGTCGCTCAAGAAGGACAACGCCTTCCTCAAGGTCGGCGGCGTCTTCAGCGACGACTTCCTCGAGAGCTATATCGAGCTCAAGATGCAGGATGTGGCGCGCTTCGAAATGACGCCGCACCCGGTCGAGTTCGCGATGTACTACTCCTACTGA
- a CDS encoding P-II family nitrogen regulator, with the protein MKKIEAIIKPFKLDEVKEALQDVGLQGITVLEAKGFGRQKGHTELYRGAEYVVDFLPKVKIEIVLADDMVERAIEAIVKAAQTGRIGDGKIFVSSIEGAIRIRTGETGADAI; encoded by the coding sequence ATGAAGAAGATCGAAGCGATCATCAAGCCCTTCAAGCTGGACGAGGTGAAGGAAGCGCTTCAGGACGTCGGGCTTCAGGGCATCACCGTTCTCGAGGCCAAGGGCTTCGGCCGCCAGAAGGGCCATACCGAGCTCTATCGCGGCGCCGAATACGTCGTCGACTTCCTGCCCAAGGTGAAGATCGAGATCGTCCTCGCCGACGACATGGTCGAGCGCGCCATCGAAGCCATCGTCAAGGCCGCCCAGACCGGGCGCATCGGCGATGGCAAGATTTTTGTATCGAGCATCGAGGGTGCGATCCGCATCCGCACGGGCGAGACAGGCGCGGACGCGATCTGA
- a CDS encoding NAD(P)H-hydrate dehydratase produces the protein MPGLTISTMSHGAFALLTAQQMGEADRIAIASGIPGIELMKRAGAAVAEAVMRHVEAGARIAVLCGPGNNGGDGFVAARILRERGYRVELALLGEATTLQGDAAIAAGRWGGAIIPLAAIASKGADIFIDALFGAGLNRPPTGEAAQAVAMMNGSGRPIIAVDVPSGLSGDSGQADGPVVRATETVTFFRLKPGHLLQPGRDLCGTVTLADIGIPTEAALAAIAPTAFANRPGLWADQFPRHGSDTHKFARGAVAALAGGVASVGAPRLSARSALRIGAGLVTIFCAPAALLAHASRGPDALMQRSLVDEADLARVLEDRRWAAVVAGPALGLDGRARGLVAALVAGDKPLVLDADALSILAADTALFTGLRGRGTACVLTPHEGEFRRLFGGHAEIGQERSKLERTRQAAALSGATVVYKGADTVIASPDGRAAINATGSPALATAGAGDVLAGMIAGLLAQGMPAFEAACTAVWLHGSAGERLGFGLIADDLPEAIPPLLRELQTATI, from the coding sequence ATGCCCGGCTTGACCATCTCCACCATGTCTCACGGCGCGTTCGCCTTGCTCACCGCGCAGCAGATGGGCGAGGCGGATCGCATCGCGATCGCGAGCGGAATTCCGGGCATCGAACTGATGAAGAGGGCCGGTGCCGCGGTGGCCGAGGCCGTGATGCGTCACGTCGAGGCGGGTGCCCGGATCGCGGTTCTCTGCGGGCCTGGCAACAATGGCGGCGACGGCTTCGTCGCGGCGCGCATCCTGCGCGAGCGCGGGTACCGGGTCGAGCTTGCCCTGCTCGGCGAAGCGACGACGTTGCAAGGCGACGCGGCGATCGCAGCCGGTCGTTGGGGCGGGGCGATCATCCCACTCGCGGCCATCGCCTCCAAGGGGGCCGACATTTTTATCGATGCGCTGTTCGGCGCGGGCTTGAACAGGCCGCCCACCGGGGAGGCGGCCCAGGCTGTGGCGATGATGAACGGCTCGGGCCGGCCCATCATCGCGGTCGATGTTCCCAGCGGTCTTTCGGGGGATAGCGGGCAGGCCGATGGGCCGGTGGTGCGTGCAACCGAGACCGTGACGTTCTTCCGGTTGAAGCCCGGGCATCTGCTGCAACCCGGTCGCGATCTCTGCGGGACAGTGACCTTGGCGGATATTGGTATCCCGACCGAAGCCGCCCTTGCAGCGATCGCGCCCACGGCCTTCGCCAACCGCCCCGGCCTCTGGGCTGATCAATTTCCCCGCCATGGCAGCGATACGCACAAATTCGCGCGGGGCGCGGTCGCGGCTCTCGCGGGCGGGGTGGCAAGTGTAGGGGCGCCGCGGCTGAGCGCGCGATCGGCGCTGCGGATCGGTGCCGGGCTCGTGACGATTTTCTGCGCGCCGGCCGCGCTGCTGGCCCATGCCTCGCGCGGGCCCGATGCCCTGATGCAGCGTTCCCTGGTGGACGAAGCCGATCTCGCGCGGGTCCTGGAGGACCGGCGCTGGGCTGCCGTTGTGGCCGGACCGGCGCTCGGGCTCGACGGGCGGGCGCGGGGCCTGGTCGCCGCGCTGGTCGCAGGCGACAAGCCACTCGTCCTCGATGCCGATGCGCTCAGCATTCTGGCCGCGGATACCGCGCTGTTCACCGGGTTGCGGGGGCGAGGAACAGCTTGCGTGCTGACGCCGCACGAGGGCGAGTTCCGTCGGCTTTTCGGGGGGCATGCAGAGATCGGCCAGGAGCGTTCCAAGCTGGAGCGGACCCGCCAGGCAGCGGCGCTCAGCGGCGCCACCGTCGTCTACAAGGGAGCCGACACGGTGATCGCGAGCCCGGACGGGCGGGCGGCCATCAATGCGACCGGCTCCCCGGCTCTGGCCACGGCCGGCGCCGGCGACGTGCTGGCGGGAATGATCGCAGGATTGCTGGCGCAGGGCATGCCGGCTTTCGAGGCGGCTTGCACCGCCGTCTGGCTGCATGGTTCGGCCGGCGAGCGGCTGGGATTCGGGTTGATCGCGGACGATCTGCCGGAAGCCATCCCACCGCTTCTGCGCGAGCTGCAGACGGCAACCATCTGA